From the genome of Ziziphus jujuba cultivar Dongzao chromosome 4, ASM3175591v1:
AGCTTTTTGTTGCTTTTAGGAGTTTCATTTTCTTACATAGGAAAAGCTtcaattatagtttttttaagattatttacaaattattgAACATTTTTAGCTTCTTTAGAGTGTTAAGATCGAGACATGAAGACAAAGCTTTATGGAAGCTAGCTTGACATGCTCACTAGATTTGAAGAGGTGTACACCCCAAAATGAAGTCTCAAAGAGGGAAAACTCAATGAGCTTGGCGTGCCCACTCATTCTAGAAGGTGTACAATGCCACCTTTATCAAGGGAAGGAGGAAGCAATGGCGTGCTCACTCATTCAATTTAGTGCACATGCCAACTATAGTTGAGGAAGAGAAAGAATGCATGGTGTGCCCAGCATCCTTTGCGCATGAACATGCcaatttaagtttatttttacATGCGGAGCATTTGTGAAGCTTAAATGttgattttaattgttcaaGGCTAAATCATTAAAGGATCATGAGATTTGGATGtaactaattttggagatagCTTAGTAATCAAGATCAAATGGTGGAGATTTAGATATCTAGGGTAAAGATTAAAGAAAACTCTTAAGAAATggctatatatatttacttaaagGTGCAAGACTTGGGGATGAAAAAAAGAGGAAGGTTGGAGAGACAACACAATTTAGAAAGAGAAAGGTTTTTATAGAAAGAGAAATTTTAGAGTTTAGAGTTCTTAAAGAACCTAAGACTTTAGGTTACTTTAAGAAAGCCATCATTTATTGAGCATCTCTTAATCTTTTCATctcttcttaaatttttttttatatatattttataatagaatTCTTGTTTTGTGTtgagataaaatttaaatctatggagttttttttttttttgtttttacttttattagaggctaaatcttttatttataaCCTTAATGGATCTCGGATTATGTTTGTGATAGAttgatttggtttattaatagtataatttctatccaattatttatatttttcttgggTTAATTGAAGAATATACCTAATTAGATTGAGCATTTGGTTAAGCATTGTCTAAAGTGAAGAATTAGTGTTTGGGTAAACCTAATTGGTAGATTGAGAGAAGGAAATATAATCTAAGAGCTATTATGAGCTTAAGAAAACctatttatttcattatcaCACTTAGAGAATGAAATCGACCAAGCCATTTGGTAAGTTAACACCATACGATAACCAAATTCTGAATGTTTATAGATTAATATAACCTGCAATACTTTTGaatatacctggcaattcgggttcgtgggtcgtgttcgtgtcaacccgtttaataatcgtgtcaaaaatgcctaacccgaacacgacccatttattaatcgtgtcaggtatccaaaacactaacccgacctgtttataaacaggtcaacacgacacgacccgtttaacacgattattttaacgggtcgtgttgatctattaacccgttaacctgaaattgacctattaacccgaaaattaacctattaacccgttaacccgaaaattgacctattaacccgaaaactaatcgattaacccgttaacccgaaaattaacctattaacccgaaaactaacctatttattaaaataaattatttaaaatgccaaaaattataattcacaaTACATAAGTCTTAATATGTGctaaaaaagacaaattcaatacaccaacataaaatttaatgtcctaataatagtaaaacaccaatacaaaataaaataaatggtatcaaattgttatcataatacatataaaaccaaagaaaaaaggacataactatcattatgctccaaatttatttatcgatGTCCAGATTCCAAACCAAATATGTCGATCTTTGGTGCTCAACAATCCAGCCTGGGatcataatatcaaaataaataaataaaaaatcaattaaatataatacaaaagttaaaatgttaaaataaaataaaataaattaaataaattttaacattgataTTACCTTATGCTTGAGTATTAGCATAATTAGAGCATTGACTTGAAGATTCTTCTTTATTGATATATCACAGCTCAAAACATCTTCAGTAAGATCCTCAAATTGTTTCTTGATAAATACCAACTCTAACATAAGCATTTACATATATAGGAGatagattaaataaaaagaccaaaaaaatcatattacattcattttataaccacaaatattaagaataaatatgtaaaagtaacattaattaattggagagtaaggaaaagaaaattatctaAAAACCATATCTGTCCATTTAGAACCACAAATATATAGAGCAAATTTATAAGATTAATACTaattaattgaagaagaagCAAGAAATAGTAACtcttcataaatgtcatctaaTCTTTTATTGAGACTTATATTATTGCTATCATGGGACAAATAGAAACTGTCGCTCTTTCGGCCATGGATGGTTTCCGATCATTTGGCCAAGCTTGCCAAATTGTGATCTACACAACCAGGTTGATTACTATTGTTTTTGTATATGGAACAACGGAAATATTATTAAgagatcaattaaaaatatgctAGAGATATTCAATGTCTTGCTCACCTGAGACTTGAAAAAGAGTGAAATTAAAGAAAGAGTGAAATTAAAGGTTGCACAGGTGGGAACAAAAATTCCCCATGAACACACAAACAAGGAACCACCTCATCCATTCTTAAAAACACCAAGAAAGCCTTCTCTATAGAAAGAATAGCATCTGAGTTACGCAGGCAGCAGGACTACTCccgagaaaaaaaattactggaAGATAGAAGGAATCTGAAATGAATCACCTCTTCATTGTCCAGCCACACATCAGAGAATATGACAACATATCATTAAATGCTTTCTTTTCCAAACCCGCAAGTCTAAGCTATGATAAGTGTATAGGAAGCATCAGCAAATAGTATTCAATAAGTTCAAATATCTCCAGAAAATGAATCACTGATGTTTTAACTGTGCTGAATGTCAGTAAATAATTGATAGGTACTCTTTTGTTAGTATACAACCACCAAAAAAGCCATATCCAGCAAGCACCTTGAGTGACTTCTCTCTGTCCTCCAGTGGAAGAAATCCACAGGTAATAACCTTCtttacaaaaaaagaattagcaCATCCCAGAAACTCAaccttatctaattttaattatttcgtATATATATTCTGAATAACTTTTCCTTTATCATCACTGGAGTTGGAGGAGTTAGCAAGCAAATGCACATAGAgacttgttggaaaaattaaatatagaagTTTGTTGGAAGTGTTACATTACAACCAATAGTTAGAGAAGTTGGAAAGTTTGCAtgggaaaaagagagagaaggtaCAAGGGAACGGAACTTTATCCTTTTACATAtcctaacaaattaaaaaacaagaaaaaattatggcaaacaaaaataagattttaagaaaaaagaagaatttttgttGATCTATTATCCAAACACTTAGAAAGTATGCTGCATGCCTTGTCTACTTGGGTTCAGAGAACCAATCGTCCTATcccttttttcattatttatccaaattatTGGAAGTCATAGTATATGGTCCCATTCCATGTTGATGCTtggaaaagattaaaaaaaaggaagcgaTTAATAATTCAAtgtcagaaaaaagaaaaacaaagaagcaAATAATTAATCCCCGAGATATATgtagctataatatatatatatatataaatatatttctgaCCCCAGTAGCAAAAGGTTGTGATAAAGTCACCATAAACCTACTAAGGTAAAGAAAATTGcagtttcacaaaaaaaaaaaaaaaaacatagattaTTCAATTTTGGAATAGGTATACCAGACCTTTTcgaaaaatgacaaattttgtTGCAAATCTTCACTAATTGGAATTGACAGCTGCATCATCATTTGGTGAGCGTTTTTGCCTACAAGCCCCCTACCATTACTGCCAGAAAAGAATATTTCCTTCATATACTTAACCTGTACAAGCCAAATGCATAATAAGCGACAGATCCGCAACAGATAGAAAGAAAAGCATTAGAACCTATATAGCATTAGATATTGATGTAGTGCCTGAGCTTATTAGCAGAGCATACACCATCACAAAACCAAGTGGGTCATGGCCTAAAATTTATCTCCAAGACTGAATATCtctaaaagtttttaaattgtctTACTTAATTAAGCAATTAcaaatattgattaaatttcttcttactttttttttttcctctcagaATAATTTGTACTTACTTATGTTTGGTATTTGAGTACTACCATTAACAACATACTACAATTCCCTGATGGAAATGAAACCATAACTGAAAAATCTCCATAAAaatgcccctttttttttctttccccccccccccccccaaaaaaaaaaaaaataataataacaatatagcGAATTCTTTCTTGCTTTTGCTCTTACCTTATCAACAAGACCCGGAAGCGATTCAGCGGAAAGATACCTTGCAACGTTCATAGCCAAAGAGAGATTCAATCCAACAGCACTTTCCAAAAGAGCAGCCTTTCCATTATCACCTTTGTCTCGAGCCAAATATCTCGCCTTCTCCTTAAAGCCCAGCAACTCCAAGCCCAACTCCTTCCCCTGGCTTTTCCAGGAGCTTAAGGTCGTCCAATTCCCAGTGGAGATGGCTGATGGCTGATGGAGTTTAGAGATGGGGCTGGCTGGTGAGGCAGAGAGAAGAAGCAGGGGTAGAGGAAGGAGGCTTTGATGGCtgatggagattggagatggggcTGGCTGGTGTGGTCTGTGGTGGCTGCGTTGTGTGCTGGAGAATAagatgcaaaattgaaaaatagggcTTGACTCTCGACTTTTGAGTTTtagatctgaattttttttttattaaaaatatattttttgtttttaaaaaattaataatagaaaattatttgtataaaatttttaatttctaatattttttaattattaaatattatattagtaataaaatattaatttaatattaaatttaaatgggttgtaataggtgtataatcgtgtcgggttgaaactgacccgtttaataaatggatcgtaacgggtcaatttcgagttaaacaggtcaacccgaaaatgacacgattaataatcgtgttaaacgggttgacccgattatgacccgaacccatttatactaaacccaaacccatttattccgtgtcgttttcgagtcgtgtcaccgtgtcatgacctaaattgccaggtctacttTTGAATGTCTACTTGATGGTAGCAACCTGTGATAAAAATACAATCTTGTCAAATAAGAAATCAGAAGCATCGGGAAAAATGTATGGAATAATCAAAATAAGATGTTTAACATATTTATAACTTAAAACACAACCTTTGGAACGAAAACAAAATTCCCAATTTCTAGTCCATTACTATCTTTTTTCTTGAATGGAGTGCAAATGTAATTTGACTATTTATATCATGAAAACTTTTAATATTGATAGTGTGAtgcaatatttttgttttatgttttgtctttctttctcttttttcactTTGTAATTGCATTACAGCAATTAACACAGAGCTTAATGACATCTTAGATCAAGATGTTGTTGATGAAGAAAGGttgtggggaaaaaaataaaaataaaaaacttcacAGCCAATCTTATAATCTTTTGAGTTTTTACCTGAAGTAATTTAAGAGTGGCTACTTTTGAAAAGGGATCCACATGGGAATTTATaggttgttttttatttcttgtataaatttttacatCACATATGTCAAACAATATCATCTAATACCCTTCAAAATCTTATAATTGATTTGACCTCAtacttcttatatatatatatatatatatttggtgtatttataattactatatattttcattttcacaaATGTAGGTTTCTTATATAGAAAATCACAAAcattatttcataatatatataaacatacacACACCCATAAAGAATTCAATGAAAGCGtactcatttttcttttctcaaaatCCTAACTCTACATGGTAGAATTTGAAACCATAAAACAATTGAACCTTTCTTCCACAAGCGAATTACATGAATAAAAACTCTAATGGTCGGTCTAGTTACTAGATTGTTAACTCTGGTGCTTCACACTACATTACTCTGATCTTTAGAATTTATCTGGTCACTTTTATTATAATGGTAACGATGATATTGTCACTAGCAATGGTAAAAAAATTCCTATCATACATGTTGGTTCAACTTCACTTAAATCACCCACTCACACTTTGCAATTGCATAATGTTCTATATGCCCCTTACATTACTAAAAATTTGCTTTGAGTAGCAATTAAAATAATGTCTCCATTGAATTttttcatgattcttttcaTGTGAAGGATATGAATACATGCATCCTTGGGGCAAGACTAGAATAATGGCCATATCTACGAGCAGCCAATTTTTCCTAATACTCCACATACCTCTCCATCTATGCTAATCAATACTGCAACCTCAATCCTTAGCAACTTTTAACAAACTTAGTTCTCAATGTTGTTTACCTATTTATGAGtctgaaattttgaataatttgtatAATTCATGTTTATGCAATAAAAATCATTGTTTGTTAATGTGTCTCTAATCTCTTGCTCTAAACCTTTTAAAATTCTGTATTAAGATATTTGATGCCCTACTCCCATTTggtcttttgataaatttaatactCTGTGATTTTTGTATACTATTTTACCAAATACACATGGTTTTATTCTTTGCAAAAGAAATCAAGTGTCGTGTCTGTATTTAAACCACTCGTAGAGAATTGTTCTAAAACTAAAATCAAGACTTTTTATGCCAATGGACGTGGTGAATTCAAAAGATTTCGGATGGCATCTAACATATAAAATCCCCACTATACACTCTTCACTTGTAGGCACAATTGAATGCAAGCACCATAACATTGTTGAGATGGAGCATGCACTTATTCATCATTCTTTCATGCCATTTAAATTCTACACACTTATTTTCCAAATTGCCACACATTTAATCAACAAAATTCTCACTCTTGTCTTTAATAACAACTCACCCTTTGCATCCTTGTTTGGTCTCACTCCCAATTACAACAAATTTTGTGTCTTTGGTTGCTATTACTAACTTTATTTACAACCTTACTTCTCACACAAACTAGAACCTAGATCTCaaccatttatttttataggCTACTTAACAAAACATAATGCGTACAAATGTCTCAATCCCAACACATTTAAAATGTATGTCACTCATCGTGTTGTATTTGTTGAGGATCAATTTCCATGCAAAGCTTCCCAATTGTCATAAAACTCTGTTGCACAAGACACATTCACATATTGGACTTATCCCATCTCCAATCTCATATCTCCTACACCTATTAAACCATTTGTCTCAAATGCTCCCCCATCGACTTAAATTACTCTCGTTCCATATCTACCCACTCTGCCTACATCTTAAGATTGCATGGACCATGCAATGTTCCCACGCCAAATACCTTTTTTTCATCATCCAATCAATCCCTACCTCTGAACTCCATTACTGCACCTCCATTGAGTCATGAACCCAATTCCAAAGCAATGCCAAACACTAAGAATGCCTTTTCCTCAACGCCATCATAGGTACCTCCCTCTTCTTCATCTAATTCTATTTCCACTTCTCTCATGccaaaataaaacatttacCCCATGATTATTAGGTTTAAGAATAATGTGTTTAAACTAAAAACTCTATTTCTTGTTGCATTCGAATCAGATTAGGACATCGGCAACTAAATAATGGTAAGTATTAGGCTCTGTGCAATATTTGGCTTTAACTTGACCGGACATCTCTTTTGCAGTTAACAAACTATCTCATTTCATGCATCTTCTAATAGTCGCTCATTCTACTGCTATGAAGCATATTTTACGGTATCTACTTGGTATTACAAAGTTTGGTCTTCATTTGCAGAAGTCAACTAACTCCAACTTCACACCTTTGTTGATGCTAATTAGGTGAGTAACATTGATGATCGCTCTTCTATAACCGTCTATATTATATTCCTTGGCCCCAATCCTATTAAATGAAGTTCAAAGAAGCAAAAGACAATTGTCCACTCCTCCACTGAAGCCAAGTATTAGGCTGTCACCTCCATTTGTGCTTAACTCGATTGAATTCAGAATCTCCTTCAAGAACTTTGGGTTGTACTCTCTACTCCCTCATAATCGATTGTGACAATGTCGGAGCAACTTATCTATGTGCCAATCCAATGTCTCACTCTCAAACAAAGGACATTACTATAGATTTCGAGTCACTCATGTTCACACTTTTGATCAACTTGCAAACGCTTTGACAAAAACTCTAGCTTGTCAACTATTTTAAGTAAATCCTTCCAAGGTGGGCATCCATGATTGAAGCTCAATCTTGCAGGGATATGAAAGTTAATAATCTCATATTGATTCTTATATTACTATAGATTTCATTTACACGAATTTAAATTCCTTATATAGAATGTAAATCGTTATTCTATAAtgtgtatacacacacacacacacacacaaagatATCAATGAAAATGTGCTCATTTTCATTATCTCAGAATCCAAACTCTAAAGATAAAGATAGAAAATAGGATAAATATAATGGTCAGTTCCATGGACAGTTCCACTTTTTCATGTAGAAACAAACATTCATTTATGTCACATTTTTAGTTTATAATCTTTGGTGAggaaaatagtatatatatatatatatgaagatttAAGTTCattatttggttaaaaaaaaattgcgaggaaaaaaatgagaaaatatatattcttaaaatcatatgTTATGGGAAAACAAGTGAAGATTTTTTATCTCTTCATGTTTTCAATTCCCTATAGCTCTTATGTTCCAAATATAATGTAATATCTAAATGCATCTAGATTTAGACAGGAGGCAATATAGTATATTATAGTGTCTATTTTCTTCCTAGAACAtgtaacgttttttttttttttttgacctatAATACATGTTTACTTACTTGTAACTTGATGAGTTTTACTTTTCAGTTATAAGGGAAGATGCGGTTTGCCTTCAAATATCAATGCAAACTACTGCTATGCATTGGGTTATGGAAAGACTGGTTAATTTCCTCGGTTTGTTTCTTTATACTAACCATTCTACAAATCATTCTTTTGTGAATTCAAGTATGTACAAGTTCCGTTCGATAAAGTTGCAGGGATCGTAATCTTTTTAGTCCTCATTTTTTGAGCATCCAGGTGGGAAATCTGGCTTCTCCATTTGACGAATGGATGGTAGGTGGCATAACAATGACTTCTTTAATGGACGTGGACAAAAGACATGGTACACCCTCAGCTGCCCTTTTCATCATATCCATGGAACTTTAtgttgttttctctttttactGTTTTCACTTACCTTTTTGGGTACCTAATCATGATATTGAACGTGGTAATAAACATTAGACTACTAGAAAATAAGTTGACCTTcatctctctctcattttccAACTTCTGAGATTTCAAATTTTGCAGAAAAGTTCGAGCCTGTGATTAAGAAAGTTTGAAGGTAATTCATGTATTACCTTCAATTTATTGTCTCTGATGAAATTCGTTTGGGATTTAAACTTGATAGATGGTAATTAAACATGTTTTCCAGGTGCTGCAGATAGAGTAGCATAACATGGGCACCACTTAgcacttaaatatttttttttgtcctttttctcttttttgatgTGATTAGGTGCAAATTTCAATCTGTTCTTTGGAACTACTATAAAGTATTTTGATGAATCTGATCATGGAAAAGCCTTTGATCTCTCTGTATTTTTTATCACGTCCCGTTCAATTTGTGGGCCTAACGGCTAATTTGGTCAATGAGACTGTTGCTGGAGCTTGGAGCACAAACCTAGCCAAGCTGGAAGTTAGGAATTAATGCTGCAATAGCCTAAATGAGTTCTATTGGGTATTTAGTTCTATTATATCCCAATTAacaactgaaaaaaataaataaataaataaatcaaattaaagatATCCGCATGGTCCTGATAATTACTGAGCCATcaaatatttgcttttttttttttttttttttttttttttttttttggtttttaattgtaTAGGTTgctatttgaatttctttcttttatttttcttatttgtttccAACTTTTCTTttacctctctctttctcattcTCTTGTAAATAAGTATTGTACTCACTCCAGAATTTGAATTGCTATATccataattatgataaaaaaattaataataataataccactAATAGAAAACAAAGAGTGCTTCGAGAATACAAAGATTCTAGCAACATTGGTTGAAAAAAAATAGTGTTAAGCTTTGAATGTAGAACATTAtatctttttttcaaaatgagCATTGCCCTTTGGAATGATAAATTTGTGCTCGGTATTTCTTAcaaattttactaaattataGATActgattcttttttatttatttatttatttcattttagatATTAATTCAAGTGTCAACAtttctatttcattttaatttaatatcaataataaactaTTTATGTTAACTAATAGGCACTTTCACCCTCACTCTCATCCTTTAATTATACTCAATTTcatgttaaaaaaacaaataataataatctactCAATTCCATAGTTTATACTCCATGACATTCAGCCAATAATAACTAGTAAGTGAGATTAACAATCTTCatgtaattaaatatgtataatcattaaaaaaaaaaaaagtacacatAAAACTATTTTCAAAGAGTTGTTAATGAACCATAGCAATGGTATTGACATTCTGAGAATTtctaatctttaaaaaaatatgatttcttATTATGAGGATTTTcgttaacaaaatatatatatacatatatactatgaagattttttttttttgttttttgggtcaaatttaATTGTGAGAATTTTCCCtatctaataaattaaatagtagaacaaaaacaaaacgatATGTATCCAATGGGAAGCGATAAGCCAATAGAGAAAAACGGTGCCGTTTTATGTAATCAGAGGGTCAAATATAATAATGCCAGGGAGAGAATGGTAAGCCAAAAGAGAGAGGTAGCAGAGGGGTAGTAGTAGTAGGAGTTTAAACGGAATCTGGGGCATAAAAAAACCGAGTGTGCAAGAAAAGCATGGAAACCGAAGCGTTGCAAGAATCCCTAATCAATTCCTTCAGCGAGATCACCTCCTCTTCCAAGCAAGAAGCCAGTTTCTTCTTGGAATCCCACAATTGGGATCTCGACGCCGCCGTTTCGACTTTCTTGGacaacaacatcaacaacaacGACGtcaacaccaccaccaccaccaccaacacgTCCATCGCCGTCTCCGGCACCGTCGTCCCCCCGATCCCTACCTCTGGCTCTCCGTCCCCGTCCCAATCCCCCGATTACACCCCTTCGCGTTCTCCGTCGCGCTCTCGCTCCGTTTCACCCTCTCCTTCTCGGCTTCCCTACGAGCTGCGTTCCAGACGCGCCGCCGGTGGGACCGACAACAAGGCCGATAAAATGCCGTCCGGTACCCGTTCCCGTGGAATACGTACGCTTGCCGATCTTAACCTGCCGGCCCATGATGGTTCCGGAAGTGACTCGGATGAGCCTCAGGAATATTACACGGGCGGTGAGAAAAGGtatcctctctttctctctctctcgctcttgTTTCTTTTTGAATTCTTCTTGTATTTGTTTATTGATGTTACTTGTTTGTTTGCCAAGAATGTAGTGGAAAATTGAgaagatatttttgttttttggcaaaatttttgtttttttaattcaaatacaGCCCTAATTATTTGCGGTTTCCCTTATTTTAGCGTTTGGGTACCTAGCAATTCGTGAAAATAATCATTTAGcagttttttctttatatttattctttGACTGCCTTAGTTGCTTGTTGGTATGCTCAAAATCACAAACAATGCATCACAATGCTTTCTATGATTGGAAAAATCTAGTTTTTCAATcccatttaaaatttataggtTCACCGTGTGTGATGGTTTATATTATTTGCAACACACTTACTTTATCAGCTTAATGAAGTACTTAAGCTagctatttttgtttaattgccTATGGCAGTGGAATGCTTGTCCAGGATCCTACCAAAGGTGATGATGTAGATGCACTTTTTAATCAAGCTAGTCGGTCTGGAGCTGTACCAGGACCTGCTGAGCACTTTCATCCTTCTTCCAGTACAAAAAGCTTTACTGGAACAGCAAGGCTGCTCTCAGGAGAGACGGTCTCGGCTGCCCCTCCACCACCTGATGAAGTAACCCACACCATTACTTTCTGGAGGAATGGATTTTCCGTAGACGATGGTCCGTTGCGGAGGTTGGATGATCCAGAAAATGCCCCCTTCTTGGAGGTACTTTTTAATGATGTCCTTGCAGAgtggttttttaattgttctttTGCCCTTTATACACTGTGATTTagaatttgtatttgtattttggtTGTGTCTATGAGAGCATTTATAATCCGGCCTACCCAACCTTTGTGTCACCATGTTGTTGAATTGAGGCTCTAAGGTATAATTTTTACTTCAAAGCATGCAACTGGGAGGGTTGGCATGTTGAAAAGGAGACTATAAGTCTCAGGGATGACATATTCTTCCTACCTTTGAAGTTCCCCAGCTAATGCTTTCCACTTAATTGCTCGTTTTATTCATATATCAATaaattgcttctttttcttGGATTATTGAAGTTTTTGAAGTATTTTCCATGTAGTCAGAATCTAATTCGGTAGTGTTTGGATTATTTATCTACCTTCGAGGTGTAGACACTTCTAGAAATTCATATTGATATACATTCCATTCACCAATAGTTGAACTTTTTATTAGCATTACTGAATGAGTGAATGGCTTCTCCCTACTTGCCACAACATGTGCAGGTTTAAATTACATCATCTTCTTGTAGCATAAATGTTATGTGCTTATTATCAGTGATATCTGAATGTAGAGCATAAAAAATTCCGAGTGTCCACAAGAGCTTGAACCAGCAGATAGGAGGACAGCCGTCCATGTTCGGTTGATGAGGCGGGATGAAGACTACCCTGTTTGTTCTTCCACAGCTGTCTCTCTGTATATTTGTTCTTTATCCAAATTCTTGGTTCCTTATTTCTGATGGTGTTTTACCTTTGCTTCCAGAAAC
Proteins encoded in this window:
- the LOC132803569 gene encoding uncharacterized protein LOC132803569 translates to MEFRDLKLKSRESSPIFQFCILFSSTQRSHHRPHQPAPSPISISHQSLLPLPLLLLSASPASPISKLHQPSAISTGNWTTLSSWKSQGKELGLELLGFKEKARYLARDKGDNGKAALLESAVGLNLSLAMNVARYLSAESLPGLVDKVKYMKEIFFSGSNGRGLVGKNAHQMMMQLSIPISEDLQQNLSFFEKVWYTYSKIE
- the LOC107417097 gene encoding plant UBX domain-containing protein 4, giving the protein METEALQESLINSFSEITSSSKQEASFFLESHNWDLDAAVSTFLDNNINNNDVNTTTTTTNTSIAVSGTVVPPIPTSGSPSPSQSPDYTPSRSPSRSRSVSPSPSRLPYELRSRRAAGGTDNKADKMPSGTRSRGIRTLADLNLPAHDGSGSDSDEPQEYYTGGEKSGMLVQDPTKGDDVDALFNQASRSGAVPGPAEHFHPSSSTKSFTGTARLLSGETVSAAPPPPDEVTHTITFWRNGFSVDDGPLRRLDDPENAPFLESIKNSECPQELEPADRRTAVHVRLMRRDEDYPKPVKQHTPFQGLGRTLGSTSSTSSASSEPTAAAISLNTAPLPSMGLVVDESSPLTSVQLRLADGTRMVSRFNYYHTIRDVRSFIDASRPGGPRSYQLQAMGFPPKQLNDLDQTIEQAGIANSVVVQKL